TGGATTAAAAGCAGTTTCATGAAGTTAACTTCCATTCCTTCCAAGGATTACCACACATTTTGGCTCATGGGAGCTTTGTTTATAAATGTCCTGTAATTAAGAGTTTGTTTCCTATATGTGTAtaacaaaacccacagattGTAATCTAGTCTAGTAGGACTGAGGAGGCTGTGGACAAACATCTGCAGACGGGATACTTCTCACTCTCTGAAAAGCTACTTCTTGTAAGTATTGACCTTTTTGCAACTCTCAAAATGCCTGCCAGCCAAAGAGAGGTGTACATTACCAACATGTGATTTGCTAGTGTTACTCTGCATACTTCACCGGAGATCACTTGCCAAGGTCAGCAGAGTGCAGAACAAAATGCTGAAAGTTCCCCAGCTTAGCTCATTTTAAACCATCGTTTAAAATAATCCGCACTGTATTAGATCCTGGCCATAAGCGGTAGCCTTGGGATGGTATTTTGGTTGACAGGAGCGAGCACTGCAGCAATGTGtgagaaataattaataaaacCAGTAATGTTCAGAGTTGTGCATGAGGATTTCTATGAACAGAAGGCTTAGGAAGCGATCGATCGCCCATAACCAGGGAAGACTCTCAGCGCTCAGACACTTGAATACTCCTGAAGCATCTGTAATGACAAAAGTGTGCAAATACCTTGTTGGTAACTCTGCACAACCTCAGTCTAGGGTTTCCAAACCACTTTTTCTGCTTGATGATTACTTGGGACCTATCTATATCCACAGAAGGCCCGTTCTGGAAAAGACTCCTCCTGAATTACTCTGcgggaaaagaaaacacttcccTCAAGGTTACACAGCTCTGGGCAGAAAGTGATTCTGAGAGCAGCCGCGCAGGAGGGGCAGGCTGGCCTTGCCCTGtgtcagcagcacagacacCCACTGCCCAGCTGAGCAGCTCAGGCAGGTAGGTGCCACCTCGTTTCCTCTGTAGCCCTTTGTGGGGGGACATGTCCCCTCAGCGTGCTGGGCTTCCTTCATCCTCAGGTCAGGAATGCTGCCAAAGAGCAGTCAGGTGGCAACTTTTGGCAATGTGACTAAGCTGGGCTGGGTTCAAGTGAAAGATTTATCAGAGGTGAAATACCACTGCCAGGCCTCTTGGCCACCCAGTGCTAACAACATAAACACAAATGGCAAATACATCCTTACCCCACATTAGCGAGGTGTATATCCCTTCCCAAACAGAGTGTTTATCATAGGAGACATTTCTGGGTGCACTGAAGGAGCCCATCTCCCCATCTCTCcacatatctttttttttttttttttttgggggggggggtagggggggtAGGGCTAGAAAAGTTTTGGATTACAACTGGAGCAGTGCAAAGGGCTGGAAATTTTTCATGGTAGAAAGACTTAGATTTAGTGCCTGGAAGGAAATACTTGTTAACTCTGAAGCTCATGAAGACTTGACCTGGCTATTTCTAGACCCACGTAAATAGAGTAATGAATTTTCATCCTGGCTGGTGGGACCAAATTCATTAGGAATCTGAATATTGTGAAATGTACCTTGTGGATTGTGAAAGAGGTACTTGTGGTTTGTTCTTACTTAACTTTACTAAATTTGTCTCTGCTAGAGCCCCAAGAGTGACTGAGAGTAAAATTCCCCAACAGAGTATCTGAGCTAGATCATACAGACATTTTACAAAGGAGAGTCACCATGCAATTTTAGGGCCATAAGTGTTCCATCTTCAtactcagagaaagaaacaaggtCTTTgacaagaaggagaaaaagtaaaaaagggaATATGGCTGAAATACTACTTGTACTCtggcagaaaataaaggaaactgCCCATAGCAGTACAGGAATGGACGGAGAATTTGACCCTCCGCATTTCTGTCCCTCCATGAGCGGTCTCAGAATTCTAACACCCACTGGTGACGGGAGAAACAAGCTCCCAGGCCCCAGCCCGGCCAAGCCGCCGCATGCCCTGGTCCGGCCCCGCCGCGATGGGACGGGTCCCCCCCGTGCCGGCaggggccgcggccggggccgcACACGGATGCTGGCGGACTCCCCGCAGCCGGGTCTCGCTGCCCTCCCCAACACCCGGGCATCCACTTAAAGAACCAGCAGGCCAGACAGCTCTCGTACAGCACGTTTTATTTGCAGCGGGGTTTCCAGCGTAGCGCGTGTGCCCCGAGCCTCCGGGTCTGGCTGCCCCGGGGGGAACCCCGGGCCGGGGCGCTTCGCCCCCAGCCCTGGAGGGAGGCGGGCCAAGCGGCGCCGGCGCGGCCCCCCTCGCCCGAGGAGCGTTTGCAGGACGCGGCCGGGCGaggggggcggccccggcagGAGGGCAGCGGCGCCGGAGGCGGCGGCAGGCGCGGGGTGCCGTCCTCCCCGGGCCCCTCATAGCGCCTGGTAGGTCCGTCGGGGCGGCGGCGTCCCGGGCGTCCCCGGCCCCGAGTCGATGCTGGCGCTGGGCGAGAGGGAGTCGGCGTCGCGAAGGGGCAGCCCCGGCTCCTCCGCCGGGGAGAGGCGGTCCACGATGCTGGAGAGGCAGTCCAGGCTGGACAGGGTGCTGCTCTGCTCGGCGCCGTACCCTGCGGCCGGGGGCGGCAGCGAGTTACGGCCGGGTTCTGCgctgccctccccaggggccgcggggagcggggcggccccCGGGCCCCCGCCTGCACCGCCGGCGCCCGCGGCTGCCGGCGGGTCGGGCTTACCGTGGGCCATCTCGGGGCAGTAAACGGCGTCGAAGCTGCTGCCTCTCGCCGACCAGACGGGGCTGCCGCAGTCGGCCTGCAAGACAGCGAGGGGCGAGTgccggcccggccgccctcACCCCCGGGCCAGTGGAGTGCTCCCCACGGGGGAAAGGGCCTTAAGGCCCGGCGGGGAGGGAGTCCCGGCGCCCGCGAGGGAGCGGGACAGCGGCGCCCCGGCCAGGCTGCCGCTGGGGCAGCGTCTCCCCCTGCGCCCCCCTTACCCCTCTGCGCGCCGCGCTAAGCTGGGGGGAACGACGGGGACGAGCCCCCGGGAGCTTGCTGGGTGCCCCCGGCAGCATtaccgcccccccccacccccccgcatCCCCGGCAAGCCCGTGTGCACGCTCAGTGTTACATCTGACAAGGGGCCTGTTTTAACGCAAACCGTCCACCTTCTCCTGATGTCTGGCTGCGTTCGGCCCGTCCCACACCCATGGGACCGGACGCGAGGGTGAGGGGGACCTGCCCGCGGGCCTTCCTGGGGTCCCCACAGCCCCATCAGTTCTGCCTCTCTTACCATCCCATCGGAGCAGCTGGAAGTGGGGCTGGTCGGTTCGGAGCAGCTCTGTCCCGGCAGATGATAGTAGTTTTCTACCTGTTCCCTCAAGAGCTCCTGGAGGCTCTCGATGTATCTGATGGCGTTTCTCAGGATCTCAACTTTGGGGAGTCTTTGGTTAGGGTTGGCAGTGGTGCATCTCTTCAGGGTCTCAAAAGCCTGGTTCACTTtcttcagcctcctcctctccctcatGGTGGCCGCCTTCCGCCGGTCCATTGTGGTGGATTTTCTCTTGCAGGCTTTGCAAGCCCACATGAGGCAGTGGCCGGCCTGGTGGTGGCCAGTGGGAGCTCGGACATGCTCTTCTTCCTCGGAGCAGGCGGGCTCGGGGGGCTCGGGGGCGCCGAAGGGAGGCAGGTCCCTGGGCTCAAAATCCTCGGGGAACTCGCCCTCCggggaggagaggcaggagctgtCATAGAAGAGTTCGGACGGGGAGAACTGGCAGCTGTCCATCACCTCCATCCTTGCCGCAGAGGCGTCAGTGTGGGCCAGCAGCCACGGGCTCTCGGCGAGGCGCTGAGGCAATTTCCTCAGTAATTAGCGACCTGAGACGAAATGTCCTTCGGCTGATGCGGGGGGCCCTTATATATACATGTAAAGGGAGGCTGGTCCGCAGCGGCCAGTCTTTATTAGCATATCCCACCACATCCCCTACTGGGGGCTGTCTGGGCAAGCCCCCTCTAGTCCCCAGGAGACAATTTGCTCCGCGCTGCTCCTTTGGAGAGTCGTGAGCTGGGCACTTCTGTAATGACCGACCTCCCCACAACTCGTTTGCCACATCTCCGGAGTTTAAATCAAGTCTGGGAATTTGCAGTTTTGgtatggaaagagaaagaggggCAGTGGGCGCGCACGAACCGCTGACATTTCCTGCAGAGCCGTTCCTCGTCCCTACGCTCCCATCACAGGCTGCCGCGGGAGGGGCACCGGCTCTCCCCGCAGGGGGGTTAGCGTAGAGCCCCTCCATAGCACCTACAGTGTCTACTTGCCTATATTTATTCCCCGCAGCCTGTGGGCCAGGTCTAACCTGAAGCAATTTACGCGTCCCTTCAGACCTAAGATTTGCTCGTTTATGTTGACGAGTGCTTTGTCCTGGAATTAAACTTGTGTCACCAACCGTCTAAATTTACAAACCGAGAGACAAAAAATGCACATCTACCTGTGGCCAGGAgtgccagggaggggggaaaccCGGATTTCAGTGCTGTTGGATCGGGCCACAGGGAAAGGTACTGACAAAAGAAAAGTGTACGTGTTTGCTCCGAGACAAACCCCCTTCCCATTCCTTCTCCTGCTCGTGTGACCTGGTGCTGCTAGAGACACAACAGTCGAGCAGTGCCTCGGGCTTgctaattttctgctttcaggcaAACTTGTACCGTTACAGATGCGTCCCAGCTGCCAGTGCAACAAACCCCTCCTGGAAGTGTAAAATTTCTAACCCCGCAATCCCTAAGTAACTTTACACAAGTCGGGGACAAAAGCTTTGCAGAGCTCCAGCCGCAGCAGTAGCTGAGCGGAGCGGTGCGAGGGTCATTAGAGTGGTAATGAAGCCATTTAACAGGCATTTGCTAACGCGCAGGAATCCTTTGGTTTCATCCAGGTGGCTTTTGTAGTTGAGGAAAATATTATGAGAAGGCAAAGGAAACCTTCCCTACCTGGGAATAAAATTATGTGACCTAGGTTAACTCAAACGGAGAGCAAGTGACCCAGCAGCGGTTCAAACTCTACGGAGCCAGTCTGTGTGCCCAGGAAAAAGCCGTCTACAACTAGCCTCTCTCCGGGAAGAGGTAATGCGGCGGGCATGGCGAACCGGTTGTCTCAAGGAGCCGCTCTTCAAGTGAGCAAGGCGGGCAGGCAAGCATCTCCCCAGCGCACACGGCTGGAAAGCCGTTCCAGCCGCCCGGGCGAGGCGGAGTGCGGCCGGTAGTGGCTGCCGGGGCGACCCGATCTGCTCCTTCCcgccccccaaaccccaaaaggTAGATTTCCACTCCTAGGCTGAaacttttcctaaaaaaatcccatgcaCACACCTTGCTTCCTGCGAGCGGATGCATAATTATCTAAAGGCTGGGGAAGGCTACATCTGCACTGCTTCGGTTTATTTGGGGCCATAAACGGGGGGAACCCCCTTTGAAATGAATACTGTAGGAAAAGCACAGCGTTGATAATGGAGTAAAGTtacaggaaagggaaagctcAGGATTTCAGGCTTCTGCCGCTCCGAGGTGCAGGTTGGAGTGTAGTTGGGCCACGTCTAAGACGGGCCAGTTCCCTATTGTTTTCCTAAGAAGCCGGCCGTCGGAAGGCTCTGCTCGACGGTAACTTGAACTCTTcgctgggctgtggtgtgcagacacacactcacacctTTTTATTTACCACATTTGCGCTGGCTAAAATAGACCTGTTTACAGATTTATGTTTTGTGCACAAATAAACTTGATCTTTAAAGTGCCGGTTGCCGTTCTGCTCAGCTTTCAGGGGTTTCTCTTCAAGCACGCACTGTGGATATCCCGGTGCACAATGCCAGCCCCTCCGTCCCGCTCTGACGGCGTGCAGAGCTTTAGCTCAGTTTTAACTCTTAatccagcagggctggggttgTTGGAAAACGTGCCTTTTCCCAAAAGTCTTTGAGGACTTAGgaaaatttgtttcctttccccttACGTAttttgggggaaggggaagaatggATGGAAAAGCctgtcaggaagaaaaaaaatctgtaattagTATCCCTTAAGAGCTCCCGGCTCCTCTGGTAAAGTGATCTCAAAACAAATTTGCAAAAGTGCAGTAGGCGAGTGAAACTaaagaaaggggagagaaaacacaaactacaaggctggctgggggcgggggggggggggaaggaaaataatgctGCATTTCAGGAGGCTCAAGTCCGGAAAACGGGAAACAGCTTGAGCATCGGACCTTGCCTGCTCCTGTGGACGGGCAGAGAGAAAATGGTGAACGTGTCAGGACCTCTTTAAACAGTGTTGCTCACCCCAACCGTCCCCGCTCCGCAGCAGTTGCCGTGCCGCACCTATTGGTGGAGGGCCTCAATCCCATGTGGGGACCATTTGCGGAACGTGCAATCTCTTTCCAACCCCCATatttaagcaaagaaaatccGACCGGAACCGTAAATTACCGGGCCGGGGGGTGAGCGGTGTTGGGGGCCCACCTGACACGCCTCGCCGTGCCCGTCCCCGGCCCTGCGGAGCGCCCTCGGCCAGCACCCCGCACCTCCCCCAAAAATGGCCCGGTGCCCCCGCAGACCGCCGGAGTCGACGCCTGGGCCCCGGTGCGGGACAGCAACCGGCAGCTAGAGCGTTATTCGGGGGCGCATTTCATTCAGCCATGGGCGCGGGGAGCCGCAGCGAGCCCCCGCCTGTCCCCTCCCACGGCCGGGCCTCCGCCGCGCCGTCCCGCCGGCAAAGCTGTTTCCCAGTTGGGCTGGTGGGGTCGGGCGCTTCCAGCCGTGTGAGAAACGTTTTGTTCCCCCCAGCGCTGGGAACCGTGCGCACCTAAGTAAACACATTAGTACCTGCCAGAGGGATTTGTATAGGAGACAGCTGAAGAAGGCATTGGCCTCTGCTGGCACCCTGGGACTCCCAGGAGAGATCAAAGGGACACGAGGGGGTTTTTAGCAGCCTTGAGACTGGGAAAAGTTGCTAGTTCCTGCTATCGGAGGGACGTCCCAGCGAGCACATGGTTCAGTTATTCAgcctcctccctctcctgccccctgctccccagctcgTTCTCCACAGAAAGGTGGAAGCTCCGGGAAAATCGTACGGGCTCCCCAAAGCAGCAGCGATCCAAGCAGGAATTTTCCCCGTGGAAATACCTGCTGGGCTGACGCCTGCCCGCCCTGCCTTCGACCTCCGAAAATAACCCGAACCCGCTGCCCGCCTCCCTCTCTGGGTTGCCGGCGGTGTTACGGAGGAAGATAAAGAcgcacaataaaaaaaaccacccaggcTTTCAGCGCTCGGTCGCGTCACTTCAGAGGAGAGCGGGGACAAGGCAGCGGCACGGCAGCCCCCCCCGTCGCCCCCAGCCACGGCTCCCCGGCCCCgcaggcagctgtggcagaCGGCCGTGCGGacgggccgggcccgccggtGCTCCCGcacccctcctcctctgccGGGGGGCGAGCAGGTGGCTCCCGGGCGGAGCAGAGCAGGTAGAGTCGAGGGAGGCCGGTGCTGAGCACGGGCTTCCCGGGAGCGGCGGGCCAGCCTGCACCTCTCGCGTTAAATGAAccgcagcggggcgggggggggggggggggcactagGGTTCGTGTAAAAACCTCGATGACTTAGTGTGTAGCCCCTCCGGAAAAAGGCTTGATTAAATCACAAACCTCTTGTCCTTACCCAGTTATTACCCTTTGATTCTGTGATCCCAGGGCCCTGTTTGCTTTGGCTGGGGACTTAGGTAAAGATTATCCTTATTAATatcaaacacaaacattttaattgcaaacaCACTGAGGACCTTCAGTGGGAAGCTCGGCATGTCAGCCGCAGCCGCGGGGGTCACCGAGAGTCTCTTCGGgaggtattttctttatttaatgaaaaaaacccctcctttAGGCAAACTTACTCCAAACAATCGCTCAAGTTACCCGGCTGCTGGAGCAGACGTTGCCGTGGGGGTCCTGCGGGGCGGACGGGCCAGTTCGTCGAGGTTAATGCCGGGGTGAGAGCATTAACAATAGGCTGGCCGGGTGTCGGGGTGACACTGTGGATTCGAGGGTGCTTCAGCACCGCTCGTGCTCTGCTGCGAGAGCGGGTCCTGCGGGGCTTGGGTCGGCCGGCGCTGCATCAGGGTTGAGAACTGGGTGTAGCCCTTCTCTCTGACCCGGCGGGGATCGCAACGAATTACTGAAGAAGGCGGCGAGCTGCTAACCCCACCTGAAACACTCTGCTGCTGATGCAGCCTTTTCGCTACACAAGCAAAGTCTAACACCTTCGCTCTTTCGCCAAAGTGCAGAGATGACATGCAAGAACCCGCGTTCCCCGTAGCGCTGCTTTCTGAAGAGCCCGAGGGTCCCCCGAGGCAAAGCGGTTCGTTTGAAacgagaagaaaaaaaaagaaaaagggaaaatgccCTATCACTACGCGCCCACCACACTGTGCCACCGCAATTACTCCTTACAACGGAGTATTTAATTAGCAATTAGAGCGAGTACTTGACTGGTTTCAAACCCAGGCTGCCCGCGGTGGCACGAAGAGGGAGGAAGGACGGTACCGTGATGGGAGAGCCAGCTCCCGGGGCTGTCTCTTTCCAGAGCTTTCCCTTCAGACGGATGTACCCGTGCCCGAACCGGCCGAGAAGGGGAAGACCTTCCCGAAACGTGGCTGTGACATTtcaaaccccccaaaataaacCAAGGGTTAAAGCTGACGAGGAGAGCGCCCGCAGACAGAGGCAGTAGCGTCCCTTTTGTCAGCTCTGCGAGCCCGGTGCGTGCGTAGGGCAGTGTTCCCTGGTGGTCGCCCCCGCCCGGGGGTATAACCAACCTGTTACAAACCGTAACGCTCCGACTGTGAGCAGCTCCGCTCCACTAGCCTCAGAGAGGCTGAGGTTTTTTTACACCACTAAGTGAAAGGCTTCCTGTGTTgttacccccccaccccctttttctGTAGCTTAACCCTTTCCTCACTGAGGGACCCCATTCCCTTCTCTCTCAGGCTCAAGGAAGTCCAGGGGAGTTACCTTTTCTGGGAAGAAATCACAGCCCCCCCCAGTCCCCAAGGCAGCGGGCTCCTGTCACAGCCTTTTGCTGCCCCATTAGGGTATCAGGCCCGTCGGTTTTGCCGCAGACAAGCCCTCCCGTGCCCATGAGGGAACGGGGCTGAGCCTCTCTCCTCGAGGAccggggggtgtgggggagcTCTTCACGCTTCCCCATAGTAAGCTCACCCGCTACGTGCGGGACAAGGCCGAAGAAGCGTCCCTGCCTGGCGAGCCTCTAGAGCGGCACTGCCGGACATTTTTAGGGGCGCAGTACTGCCCTCGGGGCGGCAGCGCGGCGAGGAAACGGGGCGTGGAGCGCTGCGGGCGGCCGCAGGGGCTGCGGGTCCTGCCGGCTCCCCCTGCGAGCCGACGGGCAGGCGGGTAAGTAACACCGCGGGTGCGGCCCTAGGTAAGGGGAGACGTtcctcagaggaaaaaaacgAAGGAAAAATCTGTCCCGAGAGCTGCCTCCGGTCACACGGGTCCTGTCTCGACTACATAAGCCTGGCTCTTCAGGGCTTGGTCTCGCTGAGGTCGGCGGCGGGTTTTAACTCTGGGGTCGGGTTGTTACTGAATTACgtgggcggggggaggggggggcacaCTGTAACACAAAGAACTTTATTTTACAATCCAAGAATTCCGTCTGTTCTTATATACAATATCAC
The Falco peregrinus isolate bFalPer1 chromosome 6, bFalPer1.pri, whole genome shotgun sequence genome window above contains:
- the MYF5 gene encoding myogenic factor 5 — its product is MEVMDSCQFSPSELFYDSSCLSSPEGEFPEDFEPRDLPPFGAPEPPEPACSEEEEHVRAPTGHHQAGHCLMWACKACKRKSTTMDRRKAATMRERRRLKKVNQAFETLKRCTTANPNQRLPKVEILRNAIRYIESLQELLREQVENYYHLPGQSCSEPTSPTSSCSDGMADCGSPVWSARGSSFDAVYCPEMAHGYGAEQSSTLSSLDCLSSIVDRLSPAEEPGLPLRDADSLSPSASIDSGPGTPGTPPPRRTYQAL